Proteins encoded in a region of the Phocoena phocoena chromosome X, mPhoPho1.1, whole genome shotgun sequence genome:
- the MAGEB16 gene encoding melanoma-associated antigen B16 yields MSQRQKRPQHSYDQCHQTFSKSQGLEVAQVSKALEETHLSCHPLMPGDLKEAPGAAISSTPEGPQCFYSSSIAIKATSPTKSDEGSNSQEREYTLSTSQAVLGPKNVPIDALDKKVSMLVNFLLFKYQMKEPITKADMLKIVIKECEVHFPEIFLRASECMEMVFGLDLMEVDHTNHHYGLFIKLGLTYDGMLHREVGMPKTSILILILSVIFMKGNCATEDEVWKVLNVTGVYAGMKHFIFGEPRELITKEFVKEKYLEYRRVTNTDPAQFKFLWGPRAHAETTKMKVLEFLAKVHGTDPSSFPSQYEEALQDEEERARARISGRAVSPSVATASSSAKASSFSHT; encoded by the coding sequence ATGTCTCAGCGTCAGAAGCGTCCTCAGCACTCATATGATCAATGCCATCAGACCTTCAGTAAGTCCCAGGGCCTGGAGGTTGCACAGGTCTCCAAGGCTCTGGAGGAGACCCATCTCTCCTGCCATCCTCTAATGCCTGGCGATTTGAAGGAGGCTCCTGGGGCTGCTATATCCAGCACTCCTGAGGGTCCTCAGTGTTTCTACTCCTCTTCCATTGCTATCAAAGCCACCTCACCCACCAAATCGGATGAGGGGTCCAATAGCCAAGAAAGAGAGTATACTCTGAGCACCTCACAGGCTGTGCTAGGCCCCAAGAATGTGCCTATAGATGCTCTAGATAAGAAAGTATCTATGTTGGTAAATTTCTTGCTATTCAAGTATCAAATGAAAGAGCCAATAACAAAGGCAGATATGTTGAAGATTGTCATCAAAGAGTGTGAAGTCCACTTTCCTGAGATCTTCCTGAGAGCCTCTGAGTGCATGGAGATGGTCTTTGGCCTTGATTTGATGGAAGTGGATCACACCAATCACCACTATGGCCTCTTCATCAAATTGGGCCTCACCTATGATGGGATGCTGCACCGTGAAGTGGGCATGCCCAAGACCAGCATCCTGATACTTATCCTGAGTGTGATCTTCATGAAGGGCAACTGTGCTACCGAAGACGAAGTCTGGAAAGTTCTGAATGTGACCGGGGTATATGCCGGGATGAAGCACTTCATCTTTGGGGAGCCCAGGGAGCTCATCACCAAAGAATTCGTGAAGGAAAAATACCTGGAGTACCGGCGGGTGACCAACACTGATCCTGCGCAATTTAAGTTCCTGTGGGGCCCCAGAGCCCATGCTGAAACCACCAAGATGAAGGTCCTGGAGTTTCTGGCCAAGGTTCATGGGACTGACCCAAGTTCTTTCCCATCTCAGTATGAGGAGGCTCTGCAAGATGAAGAAGAGAGAGCCCGAGCCAGAATTTCAGGCAGGGCTGTCTCTCCTTCTGTAGCCACTGCCAGTTCTAGTGCCAAGGCTAGCAGCTTCTCCCACACCTAG